Proteins encoded by one window of Mercenaria mercenaria strain notata chromosome 4, MADL_Memer_1, whole genome shotgun sequence:
- the LOC123544292 gene encoding uncharacterized protein LOC123544292 isoform X2, producing the protein MYRMLYLLHFLVLFISESKGQAGFCRQDKPVVRFCTDNWLTNVTDVYIDTSSVPMYIEIVCECTIFPFVPGIRFTFSYYDRVVPGNMVFKLNDVLLISKVNINVWNADRANLLLLTTKNYTTEGTCLISSSGTLF; encoded by the exons ATGTACCGAATGTTGTACTTATTACACTTCCTGGTTTTGTTTATATCGG aatcaAAAGGTCAAGCGGGATTTTGCAGACAGGACAAGCCAG TTGTACGATTCTGCACTGATAACTGGTTGACAAATGTAACTgatgtatacatagacacaagcAGCGTTCCAATGTATATAGAAATAGTTTGTGAATGTACAATATTTCCTTTCGTCCCTGGAATTAGATTTACGTTTTCATACTATGACAGGGTGGTTCCAGGAAACATGGTTTTCAAACTAAATGACGTTTTGCTCATTTCAAAAGTAAACATCAACGTCTGGAATGCTGACAGAGCAAACCTTTTGCTTCTCACTACAAAGAATTACACCACTGAAGGAACATGCCTAATTAGTTCCTCAGGTACCCTGTTTTAA